The Flavobacterium faecale genome has a segment encoding these proteins:
- a CDS encoding TonB-dependent receptor: protein MKTTFIFCQKGTKAQMMPLLFSIFFSLFSIVSFSQVKDTTNLNKLDEVLISAIRVDQKTPVSFSNLDKKEIAPRNLGQDIPILMNFMPSVVTTTDAGNGVGYTGIRVRGSDATRVNVTINGIPYNDSESHGTYWVNMPDFASSLQSLQLQRGVGTSTNGAGAFGASLNMLTDNYAKASNGEVSNSIGSFNTHKHTVKFSSGLLNDHFELAGRMSVLKSDGYVDRASSDLKSYFLQGTYVGKTTLIKALVFGGKEKTYQSWNGLEDLDVLRDNRTFNTAGMYVDQNGVTRFYDNETDNYQQDHSQLHWNEKVSDHWNTNLAVFYTKGKGYYENYKQDAKFSSYNLTPIVIGGTTINRTDLVRQKWLDNDFYGTTFSANYKNEGLDLILGGGYNKYEGTHFGKVIWARYASSSELGDRYYQDDAVKTDANFFAKANYQVAEKLSLYGDLQIRNVHYKANGDETGIVNDNFNFFNPKAGLNYEVDKKNVLYFSYARANREPNRTDYENGSPRPEKLNDFELGLRHNDANFKLNANMYYMAYKDQLILTGELDDVGAPIRKNSGDSYRLGLELDMTITILDNLFIKPNVTLSANKNKDFYFTRDGVLTSLGNTNIAYSPDLIAGNIITFLPVKNLQVSVLSKYVGKQYMGNIDSEASKLKSYFINDLNVSYEVKPNSVFKSIVFSALVNNFMNRKYISNGYFYTYDDDYSNPPAIKTIEGTGYYPQARRNFLVGMTLKF, encoded by the coding sequence ATGAAAACAACGTTTATTTTTTGCCAAAAAGGCACAAAGGCACAAATGATGCCGCTATTATTTTCTATTTTCTTTTCTTTATTCTCTATTGTATCTTTTTCTCAAGTGAAAGATACCACCAACCTCAATAAGTTGGACGAAGTCTTAATCTCGGCTATTCGTGTTGACCAAAAAACACCGGTAAGCTTTAGCAATTTAGACAAAAAAGAAATCGCTCCTCGCAACTTAGGTCAAGATATTCCGATTTTGATGAATTTTATGCCATCGGTTGTGACCACTACAGATGCGGGTAACGGTGTCGGTTACACTGGTATACGTGTGCGTGGTAGTGATGCTACGCGTGTCAATGTGACCATAAACGGTATACCTTACAATGACTCCGAGAGTCATGGAACGTATTGGGTAAACATGCCCGATTTTGCTTCTTCGCTTCAAAGTTTGCAATTGCAACGTGGAGTAGGAACCTCTACAAATGGTGCGGGTGCTTTTGGTGCAAGTTTAAATATGTTGACTGATAATTATGCTAAGGCTAGCAATGGCGAAGTTTCCAATTCAATCGGGAGTTTCAATACACACAAGCATACGGTAAAATTTAGTTCGGGACTATTAAACGATCATTTTGAGTTGGCTGGGCGTATGTCCGTTTTAAAATCTGATGGCTATGTTGACCGTGCAAGCTCTGATTTGAAATCTTATTTCTTGCAAGGTACTTATGTGGGGAAAACAACTTTGATTAAAGCGCTTGTCTTTGGAGGGAAAGAAAAAACCTATCAGTCTTGGAACGGACTAGAAGATCTAGATGTACTTCGTGATAATCGCACCTTTAATACGGCTGGTATGTATGTGGACCAAAATGGCGTTACGAGATTTTATGACAATGAAACCGATAATTACCAGCAAGACCATTCACAATTGCATTGGAATGAAAAAGTTTCTGATCATTGGAATACCAACTTAGCTGTTTTCTATACCAAAGGAAAAGGATATTATGAGAACTACAAACAAGATGCAAAGTTTTCGAGTTATAATTTAACACCAATTGTTATTGGAGGAACAACCATCAATAGAACCGATTTGGTACGTCAAAAGTGGTTGGACAATGATTTTTATGGAACAACTTTCTCTGCCAATTACAAAAATGAAGGTTTAGACCTTATCCTTGGAGGTGGTTACAATAAATATGAAGGGACACATTTTGGTAAAGTTATTTGGGCGCGATACGCATCAAGTTCTGAGTTGGGTGATCGCTACTACCAAGACGATGCCGTAAAAACAGATGCTAACTTTTTTGCAAAAGCAAATTATCAAGTAGCAGAAAAATTGAGTTTGTATGGTGATCTGCAAATACGTAATGTGCACTACAAAGCAAATGGTGACGAAACGGGAATTGTAAATGACAATTTTAATTTCTTCAATCCAAAAGCAGGTTTAAATTATGAAGTAGATAAGAAAAATGTCTTGTACTTCTCTTATGCGAGAGCCAATCGTGAGCCGAACAGAACCGATTATGAAAATGGTAGCCCAAGACCTGAGAAGTTAAATGACTTTGAATTAGGACTACGTCACAATGATGCTAATTTTAAATTGAATGCCAATATGTATTATATGGCATACAAAGATCAATTGATTTTGACTGGAGAATTAGATGATGTAGGAGCGCCAATCCGTAAAAACAGTGGTGATAGTTACCGATTAGGTTTAGAATTAGACATGACCATTACTATTTTGGATAATTTGTTTATCAAACCCAACGTGACACTAAGCGCTAATAAAAACAAAGATTTCTATTTTACAAGAGATGGTGTTTTGACTTCGTTAGGAAATACAAATATTGCTTATTCTCCTGATCTTATTGCCGGAAATATAATTACTTTTTTACCAGTCAAAAATCTACAAGTTTCGGTTTTGTCTAAATATGTTGGGAAACAATATATGGGAAATATCGATTCTGAGGCTTCAAAACTTAAATCGTATTTTATCAATGATCTAAATGTAAGTTATGAAGTGAAACCAAATTCGGTTTTCAAATCAATTGTTTTTTCTGCTTTGGTGAATAATTTTATGAATAGAAAATACATCTCCAACGGTTACTTTTATACCTATGATGATGATTACTCTAATCCTCCTGCGATCAAAACTATCGAAGGTACAGGCTATTATCCGCAAGCGCGTAGAAATTTCTTAGTCGGAATGACTTTGAAGTTCTAG
- a CDS encoding AraC family transcriptional regulator — MKEAIAVYTKIPNVTDIKIEPFDVNKRYTKPHRHNKYIELVYFKAGSGFHYVDSVAYKIEPPIVFGISNNEVHHWEIDTVPEGFVIIVKDGFLEKTIDKHINQQLYRLNKEQVIKVQPDESIDKLFEVLCLEMKQHSIQKEVVEGSLKALLGKIIGYSNRVECMVEIDKAVHFEELLLQELRNDVAFYADLMSINVAQLNAICKKSFSKTASQVITTHIIQESKRQLLYTDRTISEIGYSLDFKDVSHFVKYFKRHTAITPLTFKQNGILV, encoded by the coding sequence ATGAAAGAAGCCATCGCTGTTTACACTAAAATTCCAAATGTTACCGATATAAAAATTGAGCCTTTTGATGTGAATAAAAGATATACCAAACCACATCGTCATAATAAGTACATTGAATTGGTCTATTTTAAAGCGGGTAGTGGTTTTCATTATGTTGACTCTGTCGCCTATAAAATCGAACCTCCAATTGTTTTTGGTATAAGTAATAATGAAGTTCATCACTGGGAAATTGATACGGTACCCGAAGGATTTGTGATCATCGTAAAAGATGGTTTTCTAGAAAAAACAATAGACAAACATATAAATCAGCAGTTGTATCGCTTAAATAAAGAACAGGTAATTAAGGTGCAACCCGATGAATCGATCGATAAATTATTTGAGGTTTTGTGTCTCGAAATGAAACAACATTCGATACAAAAGGAAGTTGTTGAAGGAAGTCTCAAAGCTTTACTAGGAAAAATTATTGGCTACTCCAATCGGGTAGAGTGTATGGTAGAGATAGACAAAGCCGTGCATTTTGAAGAGTTGTTATTGCAAGAGTTACGAAATGACGTGGCTTTTTATGCTGATTTGATGAGTATAAATGTGGCCCAATTGAATGCTATATGCAAAAAAAGTTTTTCTAAAACTGCCTCGCAAGTAATTACTACGCACATTATACAAGAATCCAAAAGACAATTGCTATACACGGATAGAACCATATCTGAGATTGGGTATAGCTTGGATTTTAAAGATGTTTCACATTTTGTTAAATATTTTAAAAGACATACAGCAATTACACCTTTGACCTTCAAACAAAATGGGATTTTGGTGTAG
- a CDS encoding transglutaminase domain-containing protein produces MRSFVAFVCLLISFVGLGQINPKYDVVDKKMAAIPVDFTTTTAKIATYINANFKTDEDKLRAVFYWTATNIDYDVKNMMIDNSEQPPAYKIANTLKTHKGVCIHYAEVFSAITTDLNLKNYIIEGFVKQGGKVSPLAHAWCAVQLDGNWYFVDPTFGAGGILNGKFSKRLNNAYYKVPPSKMALTHLPFDYLWQFLSSPVTFDFFISGKAGSAVAKINFNFEQEIIRYQSLSFFDRFSETVDRIESNGYKLPVITTYLEVMKKNKSAARKNTGVEKMNMVAANYNQAIVLLNDLIFYRNKRFSPSISDEDLAIKGREPQEKLSQCLEDVYRVGDVGEENKAVLTALKSQINEAVRSSEEQNEFVQEYLKRSKIGRKLMFSKGAFFGVPMR; encoded by the coding sequence ATGAGAAGTTTTGTAGCCTTTGTTTGTCTGCTGATATCGTTTGTAGGTTTGGGTCAAATCAATCCGAAATATGATGTAGTCGATAAAAAGATGGCTGCGATTCCAGTTGATTTTACAACTACAACGGCAAAGATAGCCACCTATATTAACGCAAATTTTAAAACGGACGAAGATAAACTTCGAGCCGTTTTTTATTGGACTGCAACCAACATTGATTATGATGTAAAAAACATGATGATCGATAATAGTGAGCAGCCTCCGGCATATAAAATTGCCAATACTTTAAAAACACACAAAGGAGTTTGCATCCATTACGCAGAAGTTTTTAGTGCTATTACGACGGATCTGAATCTGAAAAATTATATCATTGAAGGGTTTGTGAAGCAAGGCGGAAAAGTGAGTCCGCTTGCACATGCTTGGTGTGCAGTCCAATTGGACGGAAATTGGTACTTTGTGGATCCTACTTTTGGTGCTGGTGGTATTCTAAACGGAAAATTTAGTAAACGATTAAACAATGCGTACTACAAAGTTCCACCATCAAAGATGGCGCTCACACATCTTCCGTTTGATTATTTGTGGCAGTTTTTGAGTAGTCCAGTGACTTTTGATTTTTTTATCTCGGGTAAAGCAGGTAGCGCTGTGGCAAAGATCAATTTTAATTTCGAGCAAGAAATCATTCGATACCAATCCTTGTCTTTTTTCGATCGCTTTTCTGAAACGGTCGACCGTATTGAAAGCAATGGGTATAAGTTGCCGGTAATTACAACCTATTTGGAGGTGATGAAGAAAAATAAAAGTGCTGCACGAAAAAACACCGGAGTCGAAAAAATGAATATGGTGGCGGCCAATTACAATCAAGCAATTGTTTTGCTGAATGATTTGATTTTTTATCGAAATAAAAGATTTTCTCCATCAATATCTGACGAAGACTTAGCGATAAAGGGCCGTGAACCCCAAGAAAAGTTGTCGCAATGTCTAGAAGATGTGTATCGTGTAGGCGACGTGGGTGAGGAAAATAAAGCAGTATTGACAGCCCTTAAAAGCCAAATTAACGAAGCGGTACGTTCTAGTGAAGAGCAAAATGAATTTGTTCAAGAGTATTTGAAACGCTCCAAAATAGGTCGTAAATTAATGTTTTCAAAAGGGGCCTTTTTTGGTGTTCCGATGCGTTAA
- a CDS encoding sensor histidine kinase encodes MQFSDKRNTTRWVIIFISFLIVSLILWNTYTFFQTFKNEERIKMNLWANAQKTLINADENTDVTLPLEILSNNASIPIILTEQNKIINTVNVDENLGLNSKATHRILDRLKTENEPIVIEYVPGQFQKLYYGNSALLNNLKYYPIALLLIIFLFGLLVYNFYKSTKAASQNKLWAGMAKETAHQIGTPLSSLIGWVEILKADEVDESITMEIEKDIARLQTITERFSKVGSVPTLENKNIIEETFEAYNYLQSRFSKQIEFHFEAPETAVFLPINQTLHSWTIENLVKNAIDAMKGRGKLSLQIELEKGYLSIKITDSGTGIQKNQFKTIFEPGFTTKKRGWGLGLSLTKRIVEEYHKGKIKVLKSELGVGTTIQILFKTTV; translated from the coding sequence ATGCAGTTTTCTGACAAAAGAAACACAACACGCTGGGTTATCATTTTTATCTCTTTTTTGATTGTATCCTTAATACTTTGGAACACCTATACATTTTTTCAAACTTTCAAGAATGAAGAACGTATAAAAATGAATTTGTGGGCCAATGCACAAAAAACGCTCATAAACGCTGACGAAAATACCGACGTTACTTTACCGCTCGAAATTTTGAGCAACAACGCTTCTATTCCAATCATCCTAACAGAGCAAAATAAAATAATCAACACCGTCAACGTAGACGAAAACTTGGGATTAAATAGTAAAGCAACCCATAGAATCCTAGACCGACTGAAAACTGAAAATGAACCCATTGTAATTGAATACGTTCCTGGGCAATTTCAAAAATTATATTATGGTAATTCTGCTCTACTAAACAATCTGAAATATTATCCCATCGCCTTGCTACTCATCATCTTTTTGTTTGGCTTGCTCGTGTACAATTTTTACAAAAGCACCAAAGCGGCTTCTCAAAATAAACTTTGGGCAGGAATGGCAAAAGAAACGGCGCATCAAATTGGTACACCGCTTTCTTCTTTAATTGGTTGGGTCGAAATCCTCAAAGCCGATGAGGTCGATGAATCCATTACTATGGAAATTGAAAAAGACATTGCGCGACTGCAAACCATCACAGAACGTTTCTCAAAAGTAGGATCGGTGCCTACGCTCGAAAACAAAAATATTATTGAAGAAACTTTTGAGGCTTATAACTACCTGCAATCTCGTTTTTCTAAGCAAATTGAATTTCATTTTGAAGCACCAGAGACCGCCGTTTTTCTTCCTATAAACCAAACCTTGCACAGTTGGACAATTGAAAACTTGGTGAAAAATGCTATCGATGCCATGAAAGGACGAGGAAAACTAAGCCTGCAAATCGAACTCGAAAAAGGATATTTGAGTATAAAAATTACCGATTCTGGAACTGGAATTCAGAAAAATCAATTCAAAACCATTTTTGAACCTGGATTTACTACCAAAAAAAGAGGATGGGGATTGGGATTGTCTCTCACTAAAAGAATTGTAGAAGAGTACCATAAGGGAAAAATAAAAGTATTAAAATCAGAACTTGGCGTGGGAACTACGATTCAGATTTTATTTAAAACTACGGTTTAA
- the greA gene encoding transcription elongation factor GreA: protein MSAISYYTAEGLKKLREELDYLKSVMRPKASADIAEARDKGDLSENAEYDAAKEAQGMLEMRISKLEEVHSNARLIDESNLDLSKVLVLSKVKIKNQLNGMEMNYTLVAESEADLKTGKISVTSPIGKGLLGKSVGDIAEITVPNGTLKFEIIEISRE from the coding sequence ATGAGCGCAATATCTTATTATACAGCTGAAGGATTAAAAAAATTAAGAGAAGAGTTAGATTACTTAAAATCGGTGATGCGCCCTAAGGCATCTGCTGATATTGCAGAAGCAAGAGATAAAGGTGATTTATCTGAAAATGCAGAATATGACGCCGCCAAAGAAGCACAAGGAATGCTAGAAATGCGTATTTCAAAACTAGAAGAAGTACATTCTAATGCTCGTTTGATTGACGAATCTAATCTAGACCTTTCAAAGGTTTTGGTTTTATCGAAAGTAAAAATCAAAAACCAATTAAACGGAATGGAAATGAATTACACATTGGTAGCAGAAAGTGAAGCCGATTTGAAAACAGGAAAAATCTCTGTGACCTCACCAATTGGTAAAGGTTTGCTAGGGAAATCTGTGGGTGATATTGCAGAAATCACTGTGCCAAACGGAACATTGAAATTTGAGATCATTGAAATTTCAAGAGAATAA
- a CDS encoding HIT family protein — MSSIFSKIIKGEIPCYKVAEDDNFLAFLDVNPNTEGHTLCIPKVEVDKIFDLDEEQYLGLMQFSRKVALAIGKTVSCNRVGMSVIGLEVPHAHVHLVPINEMDDMRFVSKVKMTKEGFENLAAAINSNL; from the coding sequence ATGAGTTCTATATTTTCTAAGATTATAAAAGGAGAAATTCCATGTTATAAAGTTGCTGAAGACGATAATTTTTTAGCTTTTTTAGATGTAAACCCTAATACCGAAGGGCATACTCTTTGTATCCCGAAGGTAGAAGTGGACAAGATTTTTGACTTAGACGAAGAGCAATATCTTGGTTTGATGCAGTTTTCGAGAAAAGTAGCCTTGGCTATTGGTAAAACCGTTTCCTGCAATAGAGTGGGGATGTCGGTAATTGGTCTTGAAGTGCCGCACGCACACGTACATCTTGTGCCTATTAACGAGATGGACGATATGCGATTTGTATCGAAAGTAAAAATGACCAAAGAAGGTTTTGAAAATCTAGCGGCAGCAATCAACTCCAATCTATAA
- a CDS encoding porin family protein produces the protein MKKGIVIAIIALSGLVGNAQSVKFGSKLGLNVNSIIRNTSINQFEDEVKVGYMAGTYMDISLSKRFHLQFELLYAKNKYDTTEESSINPASPTDLISNANVTLNPTDAIQQSVSENYKTAYINVPMLAKIYPVKWWSIDAGVQAGYLLDAKRLVQENVTITPTGGNVNPSVSLSSTPLDEVAIKEFDRIQFGALIGSTLYFTKNINLGLRYDLGITNLRSNSGTTEKNGIYSASLGYSF, from the coding sequence ATGAAAAAAGGTATCGTAATAGCAATTATCGCATTGTCAGGATTAGTAGGAAATGCACAAAGTGTGAAATTTGGTTCTAAATTAGGATTAAATGTCAACTCGATTATTAGAAATACATCCATCAACCAATTTGAAGATGAGGTTAAGGTGGGTTACATGGCAGGAACTTATATGGATATTAGTCTATCAAAACGTTTTCATTTACAATTTGAGTTGTTGTATGCAAAAAACAAGTATGACACAACAGAAGAAAGTAGCATAAACCCTGCTTCGCCAACCGATTTAATTTCTAATGCTAACGTTACATTAAACCCGACCGATGCCATCCAGCAATCTGTGAGTGAAAATTATAAAACGGCTTATATTAATGTACCCATGTTAGCAAAAATTTATCCCGTAAAGTGGTGGAGTATTGACGCTGGGGTGCAAGCAGGCTATTTGTTAGACGCCAAACGATTAGTTCAAGAAAATGTAACGATCACGCCAACTGGAGGAAATGTAAATCCATCGGTTTCTCTAAGCAGTACGCCTTTGGATGAAGTGGCTATAAAAGAATTTGACCGCATTCAATTTGGAGCGCTTATCGGTTCTACTCTTTATTTTACGAAAAATATTAACCTAGGTCTGCGTTATGATTTAGGTATAACCAATCTAAGAAGTAATAGTGGTACAACAGAGAAAAATGGCATTTATAGTGCTTCTCTTGGATATAGCTTTTAA
- a CDS encoding DUF4301 family protein — MEDSKIELADLGFSEADGKQLEARGISLENIEKQLDFFKHGIAKMNLVEPARLGKGIIDLSDADFENHALFFDANKTNLKLLKFVPASGAATRMFKFLNTFLNKFDVEKDSINAYVNRYMAYDIAIFIVGMDKFPFFDEVYAKLKEVYTDFDSLSRDKKNYYFIKMLMSPDYFDYANKPKGILPFHVYLNNIATPIEEHLYECGYYSSVNGFSNLHFTVSEDHKSSFEGIINTVKHLVERETQTSVDVTYSFQNKGTDTIAVDMHDEPFRDKDGQIVFRPGGHGALIDNLNQFDADMVFIKNIDNVILHNNENVALYKKALAGILLDVQQGVFGYLNQIENDELTEDQIPEVVAFFKEKLNRDMEANFYDFTFKSQLKSIKKALDRPIRVCGMVKNEGEPGGGPFWVRNEKNEISLQIVESTQVDLGSRKQSSILQEATHFNPVDLVCVIKNYKGEKFDLNQFVDHNSGFVVEKNVGGIPIKAYELPGLWNGAMAEWLTIFVQVPLITFNPVKTVNDLLKEAHQRS; from the coding sequence ATGGAAGATAGTAAGATAGAATTAGCAGATTTGGGTTTTTCAGAAGCAGATGGTAAACAGCTTGAAGCACGCGGAATCTCGTTAGAAAACATTGAAAAACAACTTGATTTTTTTAAACATGGTATTGCTAAGATGAACCTTGTTGAGCCTGCTAGATTAGGTAAAGGTATCATTGATTTATCTGATGCTGATTTTGAAAACCATGCGTTGTTTTTTGATGCAAACAAAACCAATCTTAAATTGCTAAAGTTTGTACCGGCATCTGGTGCAGCTACTAGAATGTTTAAATTCTTAAATACATTTTTGAATAAGTTTGATGTCGAAAAAGATTCGATCAACGCTTATGTCAATCGCTATATGGCCTACGATATTGCTATTTTTATTGTGGGGATGGATAAGTTTCCGTTTTTTGATGAAGTCTATGCTAAATTAAAAGAAGTGTATACTGATTTTGATAGCTTGAGTCGTGATAAAAAGAATTATTACTTCATCAAAATGTTAATGTCTCCAGACTATTTTGATTATGCAAATAAGCCAAAAGGGATTTTACCTTTTCATGTGTATCTAAATAATATTGCAACTCCTATTGAAGAGCATTTGTACGAATGTGGGTATTATTCGAGTGTAAATGGATTTTCAAATCTACATTTTACAGTTTCTGAAGATCATAAGTCCTCGTTTGAAGGGATAATCAATACCGTAAAGCATTTAGTTGAAAGAGAAACACAGACGTCTGTAGATGTAACGTATTCATTCCAAAATAAAGGCACAGATACTATTGCTGTCGATATGCATGATGAACCTTTTAGAGATAAAGATGGTCAAATTGTCTTTAGACCAGGTGGACACGGAGCTTTGATTGATAATTTAAATCAATTTGATGCTGACATGGTTTTTATTAAAAATATCGACAACGTAATTCTTCATAATAATGAAAATGTTGCTTTGTATAAAAAAGCACTAGCCGGAATTTTACTGGATGTGCAGCAAGGCGTTTTTGGTTATTTAAATCAAATTGAAAATGATGAACTAACCGAAGATCAGATTCCAGAAGTTGTAGCATTTTTTAAAGAGAAGCTAAACCGTGATATGGAAGCTAATTTTTATGATTTTACTTTTAAAAGTCAATTGAAGTCAATTAAAAAAGCTTTGGATAGACCGATACGCGTATGCGGAATGGTAAAGAATGAAGGTGAACCAGGTGGAGGACCATTTTGGGTTCGAAATGAAAAAAACGAAATCTCATTGCAAATCGTCGAGTCTACGCAAGTGGATCTCGGAAGCCGCAAACAATCGAGTATTCTTCAAGAAGCAACTCACTTTAACCCTGTAGATTTGGTTTGTGTAATCAAAAATTACAAAGGAGAGAAATTTGATTTGAACCAGTTTGTGGATCATAATAGTGGTTTTGTGGTCGAAAAAAATGTTGGGGGAATACCAATCAAAGCCTATGAATTACCAGGTTTATGGAATGGTGCTATGGCCGAATGGTTGACGATATTTGTACAAGTGCCGCTTATCACTTTTAATCCGGTGAAAACCGTTAATGACTTGTTGAAAGAAGCGCATCAAAGATCGTAA
- the pnuC gene encoding nicotinamide riboside transporter PnuC, with protein MVEFFLNAYQDTPLYQIVLEFIAFVCGIWSVLLARKENILVYPIGLIATMITMYLLFIAGYLGDMLINGYFTIMSIYGWYKWSVKGDEGAVLPISRTNQKEKIIGFLLFGLTIAVVYAVYVIFEYKIHWDNYIDIFTSGLFFTGMWFMANKKIENWTLWIIGDAIAAPIYAYRGLGMLSLQYVIFTALAVVAYLEWKKILKK; from the coding sequence ATGGTAGAATTTTTTTTGAACGCATATCAAGATACTCCGCTGTATCAAATTGTCTTAGAATTTATTGCATTTGTTTGCGGAATATGGAGTGTGCTTCTTGCTAGAAAAGAGAATATTTTGGTCTATCCAATCGGCTTAATTGCCACAATGATAACCATGTACCTCTTGTTTATTGCCGGATATTTGGGCGATATGTTGATCAATGGCTACTTCACAATAATGAGTATTTATGGTTGGTACAAATGGAGTGTAAAAGGTGATGAAGGAGCTGTTTTGCCCATTTCTAGAACAAATCAAAAAGAAAAAATAATAGGATTCCTTCTTTTTGGCTTAACAATTGCTGTAGTGTACGCCGTTTACGTGATTTTTGAATATAAAATTCATTGGGACAATTATATCGACATTTTTACCTCGGGCTTGTTTTTTACTGGAATGTGGTTTATGGCGAATAAAAAGATAGAAAATTGGACTTTATGGATCATAGGTGATGCTATTGCGGCGCCTATATATGCCTATAGAGGCTTGGGAATGTTGTCGTTACAATATGTGATTTTTACAGCTTTGGCGGTAGTTGCCTACCTCGAATGGAAAAAAATCCTGAAAAAGTAG
- the arfB gene encoding alternative ribosome rescue aminoacyl-tRNA hydrolase ArfB produces MDVQKIVGELQFKAVRSSGAGGQNVNKVSSKVILSFDLKQSQALTEEEIALLETKLQSRLTTEGILLLQCDEDRSQIKNKSLVIKRFLKIIEQGLIVPKLRKPTRIPKSAIRKRIKNKKNTSEIKKTRRTPEH; encoded by the coding sequence ATGGACGTACAAAAAATAGTAGGGGAATTACAATTCAAAGCTGTACGAAGTAGTGGTGCAGGTGGTCAAAATGTGAACAAAGTTTCGTCAAAAGTGATTTTATCTTTCGATCTAAAACAATCACAAGCACTTACTGAGGAAGAAATAGCACTGCTAGAAACCAAATTACAATCACGATTAACGACTGAAGGTATTTTGCTTTTGCAATGTGATGAAGACCGCTCACAAATAAAAAACAAAAGCCTTGTAATCAAGCGCTTTTTGAAAATTATTGAGCAAGGCCTGATTGTTCCTAAGCTTCGAAAGCCTACCAGAATACCAAAATCGGCTATTCGAAAGCGAATAAAAAATAAGAAAAACACATCGGAAATTAAGAAGACTAGAAGAACGCCAGAGCATTAA
- a CDS encoding Rieske (2Fe-2S) protein: protein MKKALFLVFTLAFLSSCSTNGVNNNNPFIPNYSINLTINTDLPAYSNLKFVSNSIYYAGVGAKGIYIFNTGSGYNAFDAACPNQAISACSTMTVNGINLVCPCDSEEYSLFTGLSTLKYPLKQYRVEVNGNSIRVYN from the coding sequence ATGAAAAAAGCACTCTTCTTAGTCTTCACATTGGCCTTCTTGAGCAGTTGCTCGACCAATGGAGTCAACAATAACAATCCATTTATCCCAAATTACAGTATTAATTTGACGATAAACACCGATTTACCCGCATACAGTAATTTAAAATTTGTAAGCAACTCTATTTACTATGCTGGAGTTGGCGCAAAGGGTATTTACATTTTTAATACCGGAAGCGGTTATAATGCATTTGATGCTGCCTGTCCTAATCAAGCTATTAGTGCTTGTTCAACTATGACTGTTAATGGTATTAATTTGGTTTGTCCTTGTGACAGCGAAGAATATAGTTTATTTACAGGACTTAGCACCTTAAAATATCCCCTCAAACAATACCGAGTTGAAGTAAATGGAAACTCGATACGCGTTTACAACTAA